Proteins from a genomic interval of Ictalurus furcatus strain D&B chromosome 2, Billie_1.0, whole genome shotgun sequence:
- the unc119.2 gene encoding protein unc-119 homolog A, with the protein MDSEEEKARETSPERREESEEMEDEAGDVTRQKEDEEGEEDEEGEEDEAGDVTGQNEDEEGEEDKEREGEAGEEDEAGDVTGQKEDEAGEEDEEKEDEEGEEDEAGDMTGQKEDEERGDVTGQMKDTEEWNGFLSGGVTVRSRGDEVVVDWKPGDPVTPQYVLTLAGYTQDYLCSPEENVYNISFSRFRIRDLEQGSVILDLKRHCPTEIKDVLETEAGRFIQYHFTPSFLNLKEIGATLEFTVGSKAVNRFRLIERHYFRELPLKTFDFEIGFCIPYSRNTCEHIYSLPDLDTHTIEEMIAHPFETRSDSFYFANNKLIMHHKAEYSFRETRSE; encoded by the exons ATGGACAGTGAGGAAGAGAAGGCGCGTGAGACGTCTCCTGAGAGACGGGAGGAGAGTGAGGAGATGGAGGATGAGGCAGGAGACGTGACGAGACAGAAGGAGGACGAGGAAGGTGAGGAGGACGAGGAAGGTGAGGAGGACGAGGCAGGAGACGTGACGGGACAGAATGAGGATGAGGAAGGTGAGGAggacaaggagagggagggcGAGGCAGGTGAGGAGGACGAGGCAGGAGACGTGACGGGACAGAAGGAGGACGAGGCAGGTGAGGAAGACGAGGAGAAAGAGGATGAGGAAGGTGAGGAGGATGAGGCAGGAGACATGACGGGACAGAAGGAGGACGAGGAGAGAGGAGACGTGACGGGACAGATGAAGGACACGGAGGAGTGGAACGGGTTTCTCTCGGGCGGGGTTACGGTGAGGAGCCGAGGGGACGAGGTGGTGGTGGACTGGAAGCCTGGTGACCCCGTGACCCCTCAGTACGTCCTCACGCTGGCGGGATACACACAGG ATTATCTGTGCTCTCCGGAGGAAAACGTCTACAACATCAGCTTCTCCCGCTTCAGAATCCGAGACCTGGAGCAAGGGTCCGTCATCCTGGACCTGAAACGACACTGtccaacag AAATTAAAGATGTGTTGGAAACAGAAGCAGGACGTTTTATTCAGTATCATTTCACACCTTCGTTTCTGAACCTAAAAGAAATCGGAGCCAC gctgGAGTTTACGGTGGGCAGTAAAGCGGTGAACAGGTTCCGGCTCATTGAGAGACACTATTTCAGAGAGCTGCCTCTGAAGACCTTTGACTTTGAGATCGGCTTCTGCATCCCGTACAGCAGGAACACCTGCGAGCACATCTACAGCCTCCCTGACCTcgacacacacacca TTGAAGAGATGATTGCTCACCCGTTCGAGACTCGGTCTGACAGTTTCTACTTCGCTAACAATAAGCTGATTATGCACCACAAAGCCGAGTACTCCTTCAGGGAGACACGCAGCGAGTGA
- the si:ch73-248e21.5 gene encoding uncharacterized protein si:ch73-248e21.5: MKTSAVSLTVWFAQVLTLCALQETPLTTLDVSITTSEQLTTKQDVRTKTAAMTTTTSADEMLSDRTPPLTPSLELSGFPSSVEDDRRNTTISTTSHHNVMSLTEMAVSTNTTSVTTASQETGTATENTNINIQETTEISISGTSIQLDHDVQTSTSTSWREDRTSDDTDEANATAVPPTYSTYETDVTLTSRNYDTTDLQSPAPTTAGTDLSQQLSISTTRGNMNDSMTNTTWRDGAWSTNTEDTWSTDTTTSKNMINNGSYDTTDLQSPAPTTAGSYLEILSTNQTPPDDTMNTVRPTSTSGGTSITSTPFRSSQVTSGSTENTEEPPMSSTKMMDWTTEENTEALSTTRGKVNDSTTSTTWRDGAWSTNTEDTWSTNTTTSKNISTSETEEPHWTTCFTHRSSSQPYRISKLVCFVTMWTLGMTASLFLGLTVFLWVRLSVTKKRARIRGRGGRDRKGHGTAVKETQSLWAEPESSAEERVEFWYADGATVEDKRRYKARQGKTRNNRERQVGTEEDMLVQPKVTLKDITEFWHANGRVRHGEEI, encoded by the coding sequence ATGAAGACGAGCGCCGTGTCTCTGACCGTCTGGTTCGCTCAGGTTCTAACACTCTGCGCTCTTCAGGAAACCCCCCTGACCACGCTAGACGTTTCCATAACAACCTCAGAACAACTCACAACAAAGCAAGACGTCAGGACAAAAACAGCAGCGATGACCACAACAACGTCAGCAGATGAGATGCTGTCAGACCGGACACCTCCTCTGACTCCTTCGCTGGAGCTGAGCGGCTTTCCGAGCTCGGTGGAGGACGACAGGAGAAATACGACGATCAGCACAACATCTCACCACAACGTCATGAGTCTCACTGAGATGGCTGTCTCTACAAACACCACGAGTGTCACGACGGCATCCCAAGAAACAGGAACTGCCACTGAAAACACGAATATAAACATTCAGGAGACAACCGAGATCTCAATATCAGGAACATCCATCCAGCTGGACCATGATGTCCAAACATCAACATCTACGAGTTGGAGAGAGGATAGAACGAGCGATGATACTGATGAAGCAAACGCCACCGCGGTACCTCCGACTTACTCAACATACGAGACTGATGTAACGCTAACTAGCAGAAATTATGACACAACAGACCTCCAAAGTCCAGCTCCAACTACAGCAGGAACCGATCTATCTCAACAACTCTCTATCTCAACAACTCGAGGAAACATGAATGATAGCATGACAAATACAACTTGGAGAGATGGAGCATGGTCTACAAACACTGAAGACACCTGGAGCACCGACACCACCACGTCCAAGAACATGATAAATAATGGAAGTTATGACACAACAGACCTCCAAAGTCCAGCTCCAACTACAGCAGGAAGCTATCTGGAGATACTTTCTACAAACCAAACTCCTCCAGATGACACCATGAACACTGTCAGACCTACATCAACATCAGGAGGTACCAGTATAACATCAACGCCATTCCGTTCTTCACAAGTTACAAGCGGCTCCACAGAGAACACAGAGGAACCACCAATGTCTAGTACGAAGATGATGGACTGGACAACAGAGGAGAACACCGAAGCTCTCTCAACAACTCGAGGAAAAGTGAACGACAGCACGACAAGTACAACTTGGAGAGATGGAGCATGGTCTACAAACACTGAAGACACCTGGAGcaccaacaccaccacgtcCAAGAACATCTCCACATCAGAGACGGAGGAACCACACTGGACAACCTGTTTCACCCACAGATCATCATCTCAACCATACCGTATCTCAAAGCTGGTCTGTTTCGTCACAATGTGGACTCTCGGGATGACCGCATCCCTCTTCCTGGGTCTCACCGTGTTCCTGTGGGTGCGTCTGTCCGTCACAAAAAAGAGGGCGAGAATCAGAGGACGAGGAGGGAGGGACAGAAAAGGACATGGGACAGCGGTGAAGGAGACACAGAGCCTGTGGGCGGAGCCAGAGTCGTCCGCCGAGGAGAGAGTGGAGTTCTGGTACGCCGACGGGGCCACGGTGGAGGACAAGAGAAGATACAAAGCGAGACAAGGGAAGACGAGgaacaacagagagagacaggtggggACGGAGGAGGACATGTTGGTCCAGCCGAAAGTGACGTTAAAGGACATCACAGAGTTCTGGCACGCAAACGGAAGAGTGAGACATGGCGAGGAGATATGA
- the si:ch73-248e21.7 gene encoding uncharacterized protein si:ch73-248e21.7 produces MYLLFISLVFSLALGPDVKLLNAEESTSMPSKDSTVFPQVTGSRSGENSLTETEETTMKNMEYNNNFSTTEGLTTETGNVMQTSEERTVVSIPELQTTSELQTTSVHLTTPEPATIPETIVMTNELTTPAAPSESTSQPVTEKTTMTNIISTKPPETPSQTIPDTTALSTEPPVFTPTPASVEKVETTDTSPTTMPTPTTTTTMPTTTTTTMPTTTTMPTTTLITTLITTMPTTLITTQEQVTKQNLVLSTEGERSKTGTTWLIIAVIALVIFCILTTFCVTFLIKRKQKRSGKQSFGYTNGQRPKKKKGTEDDVWAGPVELGGGDCEAPDEGDVQGEEKKTDGGGEVTGLSTFVPSEENGGVGRPGSPEVGKWEEKEPLLYIDEEATQKGKEAGAGGDADVKEAEPNGGETFCLTTAV; encoded by the coding sequence ATGTACCTTCTTTTCATCTCTCTGGTCTTCTCGCTAGCTCTCGGACCTGACGTCAAGCTCCTGAACGCAGAGGAGTCCACGAGCATGCCGAGTAAAGACAGCACGGTCTTCCCACAGGTGACCGGATCGAGATCAGGTGAAAACTCTCTCACTGAGACTGAGGAAACAACCATGAAGAACATGGAATATAACAACAACTTCTCCACCACTGAAGGTCTAACAACCGAGACTGGAAATGTGATGCAAACATCAGAAGAACGCACAGTGGTGTCCATTCCGGAGCTTCAGACTACTTCAGAGCTTCAGACCACGTCAGTGCATCTGACCACTCCAGAGCCTGCAACCATTCCTGAGACCATCGTGATGACGAATGAGCTCACCACTCCGGCTGCTCCTTCCGAATCCACGTCTCAGCCCGTGACGGAGAAGACCACTATGACAAACATCATCAGCACTAAGCCTCCTGAGACCCcatctcaaaccattcctgataCAACAGCCTTAAGCACAGAACCACCAGTTTTCACACCTACACCTGCTTCTGTTGAGAAGGTGGAGACCACTGACACTTCTCCAACAACCATGCCCAcacctaccaccaccaccaccatgcccaccaccaccaccaccaccatgcccaccaccaccaccatgcccaccaccaccctcatcaccACCCTCATCACCACCATGCCCACCACCCTCATCACTACCCAGGAGCAGGTCACCAAACAGAACCTTGTACTGTCTACAGAGGGTGAAAGGTCCAAGACGGGAACTACCTGGTTAATCATCGCTGTCATAGCGTTGGTCATTTTCTGCATATTAACGACTTTTTGCGTCACCTTCCTCATCAAACGCAAGCAGAAGCGAAGTGGCAAGCAGAGCTTCGGCTACACGAACGGACAGAGGCCCAAGAAGAAGAAAGGCACAGAGGACGACGTCTGGGCGGGGCCTGTGGAATTAGGAGGCGGGGATTGCGAGGCTCCAGATGAAGGCGATGTgcaaggagaggagaagaagacgGACGGGGGAGGGGAGGTGACGGGGCTCAGCACTTTCGTGCCTTCGGAGGAGAACGGAGGCGTGGGGCGGCCGGGGTCACCCGAGGTCGGGAAGTGGGAGGAGAAAGAACCCTTGCTGTACATCGACGAAGAAGCGACGCAGAAAGGAAAGGAGGCGGGAGCGGGCGGGGACGCAGACGTGAAGGAGGCGGAGCCTAATGGAGGAGAAACATTCTGTCTCACCACGGCCGTGTGA